In Salvia miltiorrhiza cultivar Shanhuang (shh) chromosome 4, IMPLAD_Smil_shh, whole genome shotgun sequence, the DNA window GCTCGTTGACTGCGAATTCTGGAGGCGGCGAAAGGAACTCGGATCATGAATCGGATGTGGAGGTGATCGACATCGACTTGTTGAAGATTCAAGGAGTGTTTGGACCACCGAGGTTTCTGTTCACCATCAAagaggaggagagagagggcACGGAATCGCCGGCGAAGACGACGCCCTTTCCCGCTGAAAATGAGATGAAGGAAGTTGTTGGTGATGAGAAGAGAGGCAGCGTGAGTTTGGAGGAGTGTTTGCGGTcggcggtggaggtggagaTTGACGATCGCGATGATACGACGCCGTTTTCGACGCCTTGCGCTTCGCCTCTGTATTTCACTCCATCGGCTTCTCCAGTACATGAGGCGGTCAATGGCCGGTCAACGGGGGTTGCAACCACGTTTGccgtttaattttatttttctttatcctTTTCTTTTGTATGTAATAGTAGCAGTATTTAATTAGTATGATCTTGACAATTTAGCTTCTCAAATTCAGGTGctatatttttcactttttattattattattattttgtttgaaCAAGCTTCTCAACGGTCAGCACCACGCCTGTTCATTTAAATAGGGAAAATTTGTGTCGAGATACTTATGTCAAGATTGAATAGATAAATACTTGTTTAGGCGTCATATATGTGTGGTTTATTTGCTtcgaaattttaaatttctcatAACAAGAGACAAGATTAACTCTAGGCTTTTGTTTGTTTGTACTGTAGTGATCTAGAGAAACAAGAAGCAACGAGAGTTGTCAACTGGATTGGTTGGCTGACTCGTTCTGTAACATTTTAATTTAACTAAAatgttaaatttaaataatatttaaagtgaaaaagtgttatatatattttaaaaataatttatataaatgaaaactttaaataaaattatttgaagaAATAAGTTTCAGAATTTTAGATGGATACAACAAAACAAACCATGATAATAAAAATCTAATACTATAAACAAACATAAGTCAAGATAAGCTAAAACAAATAGTCTTGACTTTTACAAGAGTACTTAATCAACAAAAGACTCATAATATCACGTTAGATAGAAAGCTAAGATAATttagaatttcaaatttaagaaatttgAAATATAAACACATGAAACATTAGATATGAGATCAACATACAAAGTACATTCAACATGAAACTTTTTACAACATTGTTCAAACCAATATAATGAAATCAATACTAAAATAAAACAACCCTATTTCGTACGATTAAATCTTTGGATAACATTTGTAACAACAATTTGCTTAATGACATATCAAAGATTTAGTGGGGCCCTAGAAACAATCAATTCAATCTCAACATCGACCTAAAACTTACATTGGGCCATACCAATAAATCTTAAATAAAGAACAGCAGCCCATTATAGCAATCGATGAACCCAACCGCAGCTaaagaaaacaatttaaaacAAGCCCAACACTTTTCTCTTCTCATTCACAATCACAATCACAATCACAATCacgtccctctctctctctctctctctcaatattGTCTGCATCCTCCCAAAACCAATCCCCATACTTCTCCCAAGGAAATCCCCATTTTCTTCTCACAAAATCAAATCCGTAACTCGCACTCCCCTCCTTTTCTTCTCCAGCGAGAATTCGCCGTTCGACCACCCAATATCGCCGCCGCCTTATCATTTCTTCGTCCCCGCTCTCCGACGGCGGGCGCACGCCGCCGCCGCAGCCATTCGGCTAAAACCACCGCgaccttttaaaaaaatactccactTATGGGTTGAGGAAATAGCAAAGAGTGAAGTGAAGTGATGAATCAGCTGGCGAGATGTTGATTGTGAAGTGATGAATATTGGTGAATTGTAATTTTGTGGATCAGAAACAGATTTGAGGATACGTTCAACATTGCTGAAAAAGAACACCAGTGTATGTATATGTTTTTTTTGAGACACTATGTATATGTTTGATGTGTGCTTAATGTGTTGAAAAGTTGCAAGTCTTATGACTTTGAAATTTACAATGCTTGGTTTCAGTGAAAGACTAGAACTTTCGAAAAAATAGTtgaagagaaaataataaacttACCGAACAGTTTTTGTTGATGATTTGTTTCTTGTGTAATGATGCTCTAAGAGTGTGAATCAGAAGGTACTTCTGTAGTTTAGATACAGAGTAGGAATTTGAATGGGGAAAATCAAATCTGAACTTTACCAAGGTTTAAGCAGAAAGAAGTTGATAGTTGGATCCCTTTTTTAGCACACTCTGTTATTGTTGGTGCCGTATATGTTGTAGACTCAGAAAATCCATGTTAAATTGTGTTAATATTAGTCTTAATCAATTGATAAAGAgcatatgaaattttattgtCAATAATTTCATTTGGTCATGTTCCTGTAATGATTGAATCCACAAACACATCTGACGAAGATGAGGCGTAATCTGAATTATATGCTCtttttgtgtttttcttttttttcatttaattaaaatttaaaactttCATGCTGCTTCTGCTGAAAATATATGTTAAATACAATTTTTGCCCCATAAGTGAGAAAATATTGTGATCTTGTGGTATTGTCACTGAATTTCATCGACAAATCAGTTTTTCAAGAACCATTTTGAATTCTTGCATCAAAAGGATTTTTTGAGATATGATTTTAATCCCAAAATAACTACAATTGGTGAAATATTTGCTGTATTGTTGTATCCTTGCACCCATTTGGTACTAACAATCTCTTAGATAAATATTTGTTGAGGCTTCATAGAGGCGTGGCTTATAAATGGAATCCCACTTGCATAAGAGTTCGTCTCCAACCATTCAAAAATGGAGGAAAGTTGCCTATGGCGGGATGCAACCCGGGTTTGATGACAATCATACAGATGAGTCTTTCCTAGAAGACATGATTATGAACGCCAATGTTGTGAAAAGAGATCTGGTTAAGGTGATTCTTGACGCAGTTTCCATCTCACAATATTTGTGTGTTGTTGCTCTTGTTGTCTTGGTCTGGACTTATACACTTAGATCCATCTTTAGCGAACAGTCTCTCTTGTTACTTGACATTGCTCTTCTTGGGTGGGGTTTCCTAGTTGTTCTTTTGACAGCAGAAACGCTATCGTTTGAGCTGCTGCTCAATTATATTCTCAGAACCTCTTTCTTCATAACCGGCCTATacattttatctcctatctatCACACTTTGACACGCTCCATAAGTTCGGATTCCATTTGGGCACTCACGGCTGCTCTTGTCATACTCCATTTGTTTCTGCATAACTATTCTGGCTCCACGGTTGAAGCTCCTGGGGCTCTTGAGTTTTCTACCTTCACGAGCAACATTTCTCTTAATGTCTCTATAGTTGCTTCGCTTCTAATTGCTTCCCGTCTTCCTTCAAGGCTTCATGTTTTTGCTATTGTTCTGTTTTCCTTGCAAGTCTTCTTGTTTGCCCCATTTGTTAGTTATTGTATCAAGAAATACTCTTTTCGGTTACACTTGTGTTTCTCGTTGGGTTTGATGGCTCTAACTCTGTTTTTTGTTTATCACTTGCACCAATTGCTCTTTATTTTATTGCTGAGCATATTGATTTTTGTTAATTTGGTCTGCCCCTATTGGCTGATTAGAATTCAAGAGTACAAATTTGAGATAAATGGCCCCTGGGATGAGGCTAAGCTCTGTTTTAACATAACTGAGTGAAACTGTCCCTCTTCATACATGTAGTATGGGCTTAGTGTGTATATGCTTTGGGATTTTTTGGATAAGACTTGATAATATATTGTATTAAAACTTTTGTTTCTTTTAATACATCCATGTTTTGGCTGGATGTATTAAGATCCTCTATTAAATTGTAATTCCTAAATTGTTctttaattcttttgtttctAACAACAGTTCATTTATTTTGATGCATTATGCTTTCTCTGCAATTGACCAAACCACATTACTAAAAGAAAGCGTCTTCCTCTGACTCATTTCCAAAAGGTAGTTTTTTCATAGTTTCCATGGCGTGCCTTGTTGAATTGCAGAATTTCATCAAAATACTacaagaaaacttacttttggGTGATGGGGTTGGAAACATGTTTATTGAAAGATCTTGCTCTTGATGTTAGAGTATATTGAACTAATCGTGAGAACAAATAATCCAATAACTAGTGTAAATGTAGTGAAATAGCGATAAATAGATTCAATAGAATAGTTTTATATTACTAAgttgtcaattaattttcaatctGAATTTACTGTAACATGTGAATTACAAATCACTAGACTATAAAATGATTGGATAAAAATCCCTTCTAATCTATTGACAAACTAATAACACAAATTAAGTTACCAGCTTATTCTGAGTCAAATAGACTAACGAGGGTCTACTAATAAACTGCCAACCTTGTTAGGTCTTACAATTCATGAGTATCCCGCTCTCAAGGTGAACTGGACATCAAATGTCGATGTCAAATGCAGTGAGCATTCTCCTTCTACGCAAGCATAACATAGATGTGCAAAATGTGCAAGATTGCTTGGTTAGTTGTTTAGTTTTGATCAAAATCACCATCACTAACGGGACGTTTACtttacatgattgataaaatgtatgattgagtatttttatccacAAGGGTGGGATCCTTTTTTTATGGgataaaaatcaaacaaaactaacttaaatgataaaaataatcaaaggtcttgggatattccaaagtttcaatccaacaaAGTAAATAAGAATTTAGTCatactatttttatcttttaaggCTAATACTTCATATGCATAATTCAAACCTCCTTCTCATCGCAAATGTTCAAATTCTCCGACTCAATTATTCCCTAACCAAATTAAGGCAAATTAGCAGCATCAACCTTTGGTAATTGTTAATTCTCTTTCTCCAtccaaattattatttattagtttgAGATATGAAACTCAGAGTCGGTGGATATTATATGGAcgtattatttaattattagaaaATATGTACGTCAAACTTAATTATTCTGAAACGCCGActtcaagaagaagaaattcaATGCACTTTAGTCATATTTTTTTCGATTCTCAGCCTTACAAAATTTAAATCTAAAATTAATATAGGCATTCTTCATGCATTGTAAAAGCGTGATACATAACGCAATCATTAGATCCAAGAATACACACCAAACACATACTCCATGTGTCTGTGTGAACGTGCAATACATGCATGAgatattagaaaataaaataaattatataaataaatatgagaTATAAACTAGATTTGAGACAGTTTGCTCGACTGATGAAGTCCCCCAATAAACAACAGATGCAGTGATTACAAATTTTTTCCtcagtttaaaaaaataaaagtgattattatatattttctttttgagtataatttttttttagaccGAGGGAGTATAATTGATTATGTAGTAAAATAGTATAGAATCGTTGCATCAAATCCATTTttatatagtaataaaaataaaaagaggtgatcttgggtacacccgggtgtaccgtacaacaacagggtatattgttcagactcgACAAATAATTATTACGGGTTTTCtcacatgatcagagtatcatatttctcaacttcgacatgggtcttcctatgttattcgggtattcttgcaacggtcttctgattcatccaacacaaagcatttatattgcttatctatgcaaagtattcaatatggggtattctcagcgctggtcttcttatgcgaccaaagaaatggaaattatttatatttgtcaacattcaacaaacaagaaggaaatctaacttggaactacaattccaaagtcaagggggaaaatgcttatctttgctttcttacagtattaaaactcttatgtcttcatgatttgcagggattaaggaaaacagcacagcgctggctttaacaatactttgctggctgaacacgaagaatacccggttcaaccagactaggaggagtagctgatgaggactgaaatatgcaccagcgctgtgctaaacaAGGCTATAGTATTTtccttttatctttattatCAATactcttatttttattaatatttggtTCAGTTAGACTTGACAGAGAATTATTACAGCAGCGCAGCACGACTCTCGGTTCGATTAAAGAGCGAAGCTCATGTAATAGGGGCTTGGGCCAAATTATTTAGGGCTAGTGGGCTAATGGGCCAAATAGGCTCAAGGCCCTTACTTTCTCCCTTTCCTATAAATCTCATTTTAGCTCTCATTTGAGAAGATAGTCATTTTTCTTAGCCTACAACTTGTAAACTGTAAAATACTCTCTcgattatagtggaaaacccccaaaaccccgtggacgtaggtcttctcgaccgaaccacgtaaatccggtgtcgtttactgcttttatTTACCGTAttatttctcgtttcaccagtgttgttaatattattgaatttacaatcagtttgatgaattcacaactgaatcgttagtgttaattgtgaattatagatttttaattaaagttcgaattcacaactaagtgTCTTAATTGTGAATTCGGTTTTAAGACTATACTTCATTTGGATAtaaattagttgtgaattaatttgagttttaaagtttgaatttacaAGTTATTTTTTATTGGTGAACTCGAATTTTAAAGTTAACATTCACAACTCGAATATAAATTAACTGTAATCCGAATTTTAAAGTtataattcacaattaaaataattgtgcttgtgaattcaagttttaaaattagaatttacgaataaaaataattgtaaattcGACCTTGAAAAATTGAGCTACAAAATTCATGAATATCTTTGGAGCTCACTATGCGGTCTATCTATGTTTGAAATTTGAACATCTCAATTCAGTGATCATTCATAATTGCTCTCccaacccaaaaataaataaataaataaaaactataaaaaaaaaatacacagaTTTAATATTCTcatataccaaaagaaagaatGAAACACGCTCTATTTTGGGCCACCGTTTTGTTAAAAAACTAGGATAGGTTTTACTTCTTCCGAGGAAGTGATATTTTATGTTGAGTTTgcattgataaaaaataaattcaataaactGCAGACTCCTGCATCGATTTTCGTTTTTTTTCATAGTAGCAGCACATCGATCGGCTTGGACGGTTGTAATCTGAACTCTCAAcacgttttattattattttttcaacagAGAAGTCATCTCCATTAATCATTTGTCGGCGTGTGAATGAAGCAGAGAATACAAGTGTATTGTTTGCTCATCTTTTTTATATGCAAAAGAAATAtgcattttatgatttttatccATTTATCATATGCCCCGTGGAGTgaatttatataagtatatcTTTCATCGCTatattcattaaaaaattatctttaattttatattaatcataaaaataataatttttcaatAAACATTATTACAATTTTTCAATTCAACAATttattagtattaaatttatGAATTGCGTGCATTTGCAGACTCTCTCTGCTAATTTATAAAAAGACTTAAATATTGTCCTACGACTCTTCATTTCTGACTTCACCGCTCATTCATACAcacatcatcatcaacaatATGGTAGTATGTGATATATGTCATACgtgaatataataaaataagaggagatatatgttattttttcatattatagtagTCTTCATTTTCTTTGCTTTATCTTTAGGGACTAATCTattaaaagaatttaaaatGGCTCACAAACCTGAAATTAATTTCTATCTTTGCTACTTAGTCatgaatatataataaattactatTTACATGTGAATATAATAAATAAGAGAGAATTATAGTTGGTCATATATAGAAACAAATGACATTGAGCGTATAACAGTAAATTGTGCGAGTATAATATTTTGATCGcacattaatatatttaaataacacTTTATCTCAGaaatatttacttaaataacaAATTAAGCAACCGACATTAATTGATCCTAACGAATTGAAAGGCGAACAGGGAGAAATTATTAAAATGACTTTCGGCTCAATAGACTATATATcgattttaattctatttaatttattaaaccACTTcatcaatattttttatttttatttttattatttaggGAAACGCTTCACTAATTTTGTTGAAATCTAATAAAGTCAAAAATATTGATAAATAGGGTTACAAGACAAAACGGTAAAGAAAGGTGGCGTAGCTTGGCGGAATTGAACAATCTACAGTCACATGGGTCTAAACACAAAGTCATAAATACAGCTCACCACATAGGATCACTACAAATTCATTAAAACctacactcacacacacacttaatcaCTACACAAacaaattaaactaaatcaGCTATTAATATTGATTCCGCCAATTTATATCCGTTGTATGTTATAAAATCAGCACACTTAATTTTTGCGTACAATTTCGCGACTATTAAGACGAGAAAacactactccctccgtttttctGAGAGCTGTATTTTTTCCCCCTTGTTCTTCTATATATGTAGCcatcataataataaataaggttATGAAAAGTAAAATTTCCATGTATAATTTTGCCAGGATAGAAAATAGGAATACATTAtaatgagagagagtgagagagaagcAACTTAATTATAACTTGACCTTCACTAAACGTTTC includes these proteins:
- the LOC131020476 gene encoding phosphatidylinositol N-acetylglucosaminyltransferase subunit C, which gives rise to MESHLHKSSSPTIQKWRKVAYGGMQPGFDDNHTDESFLEDMIMNANVVKRDLVKVILDAVSISQYLCVVALVVLVWTYTLRSIFSEQSLLLLDIALLGWGFLVVLLTAETLSFELLLNYILRTSFFITGLYILSPIYHTLTRSISSDSIWALTAALVILHLFLHNYSGSTVEAPGALEFSTFTSNISLNVSIVASLLIASRLPSRLHVFAIVLFSLQVFLFAPFVSYCIKKYSFRLHLCFSLGLMALTLFFVYHLHQLLFILLLSILIFVNLVCPYWLIRIQEYKFEINGPWDEAKLCFNITE
- the LOC131020475 gene encoding uncharacterized protein LOC131020475 encodes the protein MSGSGGGGGALSKLGIALVIIFAISVLAIFTQLFYVFWRRLVFRRRTSAASGGGDEISRYSSSESASSAPSKELLYFFCVRPQLHLDQSSLTANSGGGERNSDHESDVEVIDIDLLKIQGVFGPPRFLFTIKEEEREGTESPAKTTPFPAENEMKEVVGDEKRGSVSLEECLRSAVEVEIDDRDDTTPFSTPCASPLYFTPSASPVHEAVNGRSTGVATTFAV